One Longimicrobium sp. genomic window, CCCCCCCCCCCCCCCCCACTTCCGCACTTCCGCACTCCCGCACTTTCTCCTCAGCCCGTTCGCCCCTCGAACGTGTCGCACTGGCGCGGGTCGCCGGACTGGAGGCCGCGCGAGAACCATTCCACGCGCTGCGCGGAGCTGCCGTGCGTGAACGACTCGGGGACCACGCGGCCCTGCGCCTCCTGCTGCAGCTTGTCGTCGCCGATGGCGCTGGCGGCGTTCAGCGCGCTCTCCACGTCGCCCTGCTCCAGCACGATCTCGCCGCGCTGGCGCGCCTGGTTGGCCCACACGCCGGCGAAGCAGTCGGCCTGCAGCTCCAGCCGGACGGAGTACGAGTTCGCCTCGGCCTTGCTGCTGGCCGCCTGCTCGGCCTGCTGCACCTGCTGCGAGATGCCCAGCTGGTTCTGCACGTGGTGCCCCACCTCGTGCGCGATCACGTAGGCGTCGGCGAACTGCCCGGGCGCGTGGAAGCGCCGGTCCAGCTCGTCGAAGAAGCTCATGTCCAGGTACACCTTCTGGTCGTTCGGGCAGTAGAACGGGCCCATGGCCGCCTGCCCCAGCCCGCACGCGGAAGGGTACGCGCCGCTGTACAGCACCAGCCGCGGGTCCTGGTACTGGCGCCCCATCTTCTGGAACAGGTCCGCCCAGGTGAGCTCGGTGCTGCGCAGCACCTTGCCGACGAACTGGCTGGCGGCGTCGTTCTGCTGCGTGGGCGCCCCGGCGTTGCTGTCCGGCTGCGGCCCCTGCTGGACGTCGCCCGGGTTGCCGCCCAGCAGCATGTACAGCAGCCCCAGGATGATGGCGCCCACGCCACCGCCCGCCGCCAGGCCGCCGCCCATGCCGCGGCGGTCCTCGACGTTGCTGCTTCCCCCCGTGTTCAGGCGCATCGGCCTTTCTCCCCGTCGCTGATTCCGGTCCCGCCTCCCCGTGCCGACCGGGAGGTTCGCAATCCCTTTGCCAACAGGCGGATGTGCGCGCCGGGCCTTGCCGTTCGCGCATCCGCGGCGTATTCCCCGACGCTCGGGCGGGATTCACATTCGACGGACGGATCGGCGGAATGGACGGAAAGCTCTGGCTGGAGCTGCTGGGATACGTGGCCTCGGTGCTGGTGGCCGTGTCGCTGATGATGAGCCGCATCGTGCGGCTGCGGGTGATCAACCTGGTGGGATCGCTCGCCTTCACGCTCTACGGCGCGCTGATCGGGGCGTACCCGGTGGCGGCGGTGAACGGGTTCATCGTCGTCATCAACCTCTTCTATCTGTGGAAGATGCTGCGCGCGCGCGAATACTTCCGCATCCTGGTGATCGAGCCGGATTCCGAGTACCTGCGCTACTTCCTTGCCGTCCACGCCGGCGACGTGCGGCGCTTTCTTCCCGGCTTCGCGCACGCGCCGGAGCGCGGGGAGATGACGCTGTTCGTGCTGCGCGACCTGGTGCCGGCCGGGCTGTTCATCGGCGAGCCGCGCGGCGACGGGTGCCTGTGGGTGCGGCTGGACTACGTGATCCCCGCCTACCGCGACTTCAAGATCGGCCGGTACCTGTACGGCGAGCGCGCCGACTTCTTCCGCGAGCGCGGCATCCACACCATCGTGAGCCCCGCGGGGACCGCCGGCCACGCCGAGTACCTGCGCCGGATGGGCTTCACCCGCGACGAATCCTCTGGCGCGGAAGGCGTCTACCGGCTTCGCGTGGGATGATGAACGGAAGTGCGGAAGTGCGGAAGTGCGGAAGTGCGTGAGTGCGTGAGTGCGTGAGTGCTGTGCGACGCTAGCGGCGTCGCATCAGATCAACCCCCGAGAGACGTCATCCTGAGGCCGACCACACTGTAGCCTTTCTGGCACAACGGGTTGCAGGCCGAAGGATCTATCGCCGTCGACGCGCGTCCGCCGAAGAAACGCACGTACGAGCCAGGTCTGTACGCAAAAGTCTTGTCGAATTACATCCTCGCTCGACCGCTACATCGTTGATCTCACGCGGAGACGCGGAGACGCGGAGGATTCGTCACGGCACGGAGTTCTCCGCGTCTCCGCGTGAGAAATCAACGTTGGGGAGACGCGGAGATCGAGGAGATCGCGCTGAGTTCACCGGTGGCGAGGATCGCTTCTGCCGAATCGACAAAACTTCCGGCTACTTACTTGGAGAGATGGGGATAAGGGAGATGGCGATCGATCGATTCTCGTCCACCCGGAGCGCGCGATGACGTGGCAGCGGTGGGGCGCGTTCGTGGTGATGGAGATCGTGCTGTCGCTGACGCCCGGGCCGGCGGTGCTGTTCGTGGTCGCGCAGGGGCTGCGGCACGGGGCGGCGCGGTCGCTCTGGGCCAACCTGGGGATCCTGAGCGGGAACGCCTTCTACTTCGCCCTCTCCGCGACGGGGCTGGGCGCGCTCCTGCTGGCCTCGCACGACCTGTTCACCGTGGTGAAGTGGGCCGGCGCGGCGTACCTGGTGTGGCTGGGCGCGGCGACCTTCCTGGGCCGCGGCGCCGGCATCGCCGCGGACGGATCGGCGGGCGCCGCGCCGGAGGTGAGCGGGCCGCGGATGCTGGGGCGCGGCTTCGTGCTGCAGGCGGCGAACCCCAAGGCGCTGGTGTTCTTCACCGCGCTGCTGCCGCAGTTCATCGACCCGCGCGCCGCGGTCGGATGGCAGGTGCTGATCCTGGGCGCCAGCTCCGTCGTGGCCGAGTTCTTCGTGCTGGCCGCCTACGGCGTGTTCGCCGGGCGCGCGGCGCGGCTGGCGCACCGCCCCTCGTTCGCGCGCACCACCAACCGCATCTCCGGCGCGCTGCTGGTGGGCGCGGGGGCCGGCATCGCGCTCGCCGGGCGGAGGTGAGCCTGGTGGCTCAGGCGATCTGATTTCTGTCATCAGCCGCGGCCAGGGTTCTCGATCCTCGCCGGGGACGGCGTCGCGCGCCCGTGATTCACCTCTCCCGTGAGAAATCCCTCGTCCAGCATCGTCCAATGAGAAGCGGAGAACGCGCTTCTTGATCGCGTCGTACCGCGGATTATCGTGGTTCGTGGAACCTCGCGGTGGCTCGGCCGCCGGCCGCGATGGCCGATCCGCCTCGCTTCATCGGGGAGGAGATCATGAGCACCTCGCTCGCGCAGCTCACGCCCGTGATGGTCGCGGTGATCGGTCTCGCCGGCTCGGTTACGGTGAAGGTGGTCGAGCACAGGCTGGCGCGCGCGGAGGCCCCCGACGCGCTCGGCCGGCGCCGGCGCACGGCGAAGTCTCCGCGCGCGGGAATCCTCTTCTACATCTGCCTGGGGATGCTGGTGGGTGGCGTGGCCGGGGCGGCGCTTCCGCGCCTGATCCGCCGGACCGCGCCCGAGCTGCGCATCACGCACCCGGCCGACGGCGGCCGCGCGGCCATCCAGGAGACGATCCGCGGCACCTCGCGCAACCTGCCGCCGGGCGACTCGGTCTGGGTGGTGGTCTACATCCCCTCGACCGCGCGCTACTATCCGCAGGACC contains:
- the ypfJ gene encoding KPN_02809 family neutral zinc metallopeptidase, whose product is MRLNTGGSSNVEDRRGMGGGLAAGGGVGAIILGLLYMLLGGNPGDVQQGPQPDSNAGAPTQQNDAASQFVGKVLRSTELTWADLFQKMGRQYQDPRLVLYSGAYPSACGLGQAAMGPFYCPNDQKVYLDMSFFDELDRRFHAPGQFADAYVIAHEVGHHVQNQLGISQQVQQAEQAASSKAEANSYSVRLELQADCFAGVWANQARQRGEIVLEQGDVESALNAASAIGDDKLQQEAQGRVVPESFTHGSSAQRVEWFSRGLQSGDPRQCDTFEGRTG
- a CDS encoding YgjV family protein, encoding MDGKLWLELLGYVASVLVAVSLMMSRIVRLRVINLVGSLAFTLYGALIGAYPVAAVNGFIVVINLFYLWKMLRAREYFRILVIEPDSEYLRYFLAVHAGDVRRFLPGFAHAPERGEMTLFVLRDLVPAGLFIGEPRGDGCLWVRLDYVIPAYRDFKIGRYLYGERADFFRERGIHTIVSPAGTAGHAEYLRRMGFTRDESSGAEGVYRLRVG
- a CDS encoding LysE family translocator codes for the protein MTWQRWGAFVVMEIVLSLTPGPAVLFVVAQGLRHGAARSLWANLGILSGNAFYFALSATGLGALLLASHDLFTVVKWAGAAYLVWLGAATFLGRGAGIAADGSAGAAPEVSGPRMLGRGFVLQAANPKALVFFTALLPQFIDPRAAVGWQVLILGASSVVAEFFVLAAYGVFAGRAARLAHRPSFARTTNRISGALLVGAGAGIALAGRR